A stretch of Mesoplodon densirostris isolate mMesDen1 chromosome 7, mMesDen1 primary haplotype, whole genome shotgun sequence DNA encodes these proteins:
- the NRIP3 gene encoding nuclear receptor-interacting protein 3 isoform X2 — protein MFYSGLLTEGGRKETDRREGASLRQQRRMKQAVQFIHKDSADLLPLDGLKKLGSSKDTQPHNILQRRLMETNLSKLRSSRVPWASKTNKLNHAKSEGLKKSEDDDMILVSCQCAGKDVKALVDTGCQYNLISSACVDRLGLKEHVRSHKHEGEKLSLPRHLKVVGQIEHLVITLGSLHLDCPAAVVEDNEKNLSLGLQTLRSLKCIINLDKHRLIMGKTDKQEIPFEETVSVNEDKN, from the exons ATGTTTTACTCAGGACTCCTCACCGAGGGCGGCCGCAAGGAGACGGACAGGCGGGAGGGGGCGTCGCTGCGGCAGCAGCGCCGGATGAAGCAGGCCGTGCAGTTCATCCACAAGGACTCGGCCGACCTGCTGCCCTTGGACGGCCTCAAGAAGCTGGGCTCGTCCAAGGACACG CAACCTCATAACATTCTGCAGAGGCGCCTCATGGAAACCAACCTGTCAAAGCTCCGAAGCAGTCGTGTCCCTTGGGCCTCCAAGACCAACAAACTCAATCATGCCAAGTCTGAGGGGCTAAAGAAGTCTGAGGATGATGACATGATTTTGGTTTCTTGCCAG TGTGCTGGAAAGGATGTGAAAGCCTTGGTTGACACAGGCTGTCAGTATAATCTCATCTCTTCAGCCTGTGTGGACAGACTGGG ACTCAAGGAGCATGTCAGATCTCACAAGCACGAAGGAGAGAAGCTTTCTCTACCCCGACATCTGAAAGTAGTGGGCCAGATTGAGCACCTAGTGATCACTCTGGGCTCCCTCCACCTGGACTGCCCAGCAGCCGTGGTTG aggACAACGAGAAAAACTTGTCCCTTGGTCTCCAGACTCTCCGATCCCTGAAG TGCATCATAAACTTGGATAAGCACCGGCTGATCATGGGGAAGACAGACAAGCAAGAAATCCCTTTTGAGGAGACAGTTTCCGTGAATGAAGACAA AAACTGA
- the NRIP3 gene encoding nuclear receptor-interacting protein 3 isoform X1 — protein sequence MFYSGLLTEGGRKETDRREGASLRQQRRMKQAVQFIHKDSADLLPLDGLKKLGSSKDTQPHNILQRRLMETNLSKLRSSRVPWASKTNKLNHAKSEGLKKSEDDDMILVSCQCAGKDVKALVDTGCQYNLISSACVDRLGLKEHVRSHKHEGEKLSLPRHLKVVGQIEHLVITLGSLHLDCPAAVVEDNEKNLSLGLQTLRSLKCIINLDKHRLIMGKTDKQEIPFEETVSVNEDNTSEA from the exons ATGTTTTACTCAGGACTCCTCACCGAGGGCGGCCGCAAGGAGACGGACAGGCGGGAGGGGGCGTCGCTGCGGCAGCAGCGCCGGATGAAGCAGGCCGTGCAGTTCATCCACAAGGACTCGGCCGACCTGCTGCCCTTGGACGGCCTCAAGAAGCTGGGCTCGTCCAAGGACACG CAACCTCATAACATTCTGCAGAGGCGCCTCATGGAAACCAACCTGTCAAAGCTCCGAAGCAGTCGTGTCCCTTGGGCCTCCAAGACCAACAAACTCAATCATGCCAAGTCTGAGGGGCTAAAGAAGTCTGAGGATGATGACATGATTTTGGTTTCTTGCCAG TGTGCTGGAAAGGATGTGAAAGCCTTGGTTGACACAGGCTGTCAGTATAATCTCATCTCTTCAGCCTGTGTGGACAGACTGGG ACTCAAGGAGCATGTCAGATCTCACAAGCACGAAGGAGAGAAGCTTTCTCTACCCCGACATCTGAAAGTAGTGGGCCAGATTGAGCACCTAGTGATCACTCTGGGCTCCCTCCACCTGGACTGCCCAGCAGCCGTGGTTG aggACAACGAGAAAAACTTGTCCCTTGGTCTCCAGACTCTCCGATCCCTGAAG TGCATCATAAACTTGGATAAGCACCGGCTGATCATGGGGAAGACAGACAAGCAAGAAATCCCTTTTGAGGAGACAGTTTCCGTGAATGAAGACAA cACTTCAGAAGCATAA